A window of Pseudoalteromonas sp. MEBiC 03607 genomic DNA:
AGTATTGGTCGCATCTTGGGTGATGCCAGCTTGTGCAGCGATCAGAGCATTACTTACCACAGCACTTGCTATCGCTCCTTTAATACCAAATTTATAAGAGAACCAGATTACCGGTAGAAGTGAACAAAGGCGTAGTAAGGGGTAAAGATCTGAGTGGTTTAGGTAACTTACTATATAAAGAAATGCTAGTGCTAATAAGCTTAATAAAATAACCGCATGATGACGAGAAAGCATTCGGCTATAACTTTGGCTAAGTAACAATAATGCTGGGGCCACTAATAATGTTCCCGTCAAGTCGCCTAATGTCATATTAAGTTGATATTGTAATACTTGCTTACCTTCTAACCAGGTTGTGAATTCAAAGGCGCTCGAAAATAAAAACCATTTAAAAGAAGCTGAAATAACAGCAAGTAGAATTAGCGACAAAGCACCTGAATTAGAGGTAACTTTTGGCGGCCAGCGGCTTTTCTTAAAGCTGTAGACAATAGCCATATAAGTTAACTCTTGGAAGAAACCGTGAAATAAATCAAAGCTCCATTCGCCATTATAATAGACACTTAAATACGACGCATAAACTCGAAAAGCAATCCAAAGCATTGGCCAAAAGCGCACAGGCAAAATAACAAAAAATGCAAGCTTCACTCCTGCAGGTAGGTAAATGGCGCTACTTTGGGCAACGGTTTCTAAATGATTGCTCACCCAAGAGGATAAATATAAGGCTAAAAAGTAAAGCGCAAACACCAATAACTGGTTAAATACTTCAGTTATAAAGCTATGTGAAGAATACTTTGTTGAAACGAGCTTATGCCAGTTCATCAAGTGTGATCATCCCGGACTCTATAGCAATTTTTAATAATTCAAATGAATTAGTGACTTCAAGTTTGTTGTATATATTCGTTTTATGTACGTGGGCTGTTTTGGGCATCATATCGAGTTGTTGCGCAACTTGTTTAGCATTTAGCCCTTTGGCAAATAAGGGAAGTGCCTCTTTCTCTCTTGGCGTTAAAAAAGAAAGTTTGCTTGCAGGGGAAGTGGTATTAAACTTCACATCTTCACTGATATAGCGCCCTCCTTTAATAACTGAATTGACCGCATCAATTAAAGCTTCAGATGCTGAGCGTTTAGAAACATAACCTTGAGCGCCGAGCTTTAAGGCGTTGCTAACGTAAGGCTCGTAGTCATACATAGAAGCAACAATGGTTTTTATGTCGGGAAAGTGAGTGTTTAAATAAGCTAGAAATGCGAGTCCGTTTTCACTGTCATGCATTGAAATATCTACAATAAATACATTCGGTTGCTCTAAGTTAACAGCAAGTTTTGCCTCAGTGACTGAGCAGGCTTCTATGATAACTTGCCACCCGCTTTGTAGCTCTAATAGTTTTTTAAAGCTATCTCTAACCAGTTGATGATCTTCAATGATTCCAATTCGCATAACCCCTCCATAGATTTTTATTATATCCTCAATTCAATGAGTTATGTCTAGGAATTATTCTTATATAAATTATTCTTATATAAATTAAATACGCGTTGATATGCCGTGATTTTAACAGCACTAAGCTTTAGGAACGTTTCTAGTTTGAATGCTATATTTTCTGAATCGTGTTAATTATTGATCTCGGACAAGGTTGCTGCGTTGACTCTGTATGTTGCAGTGATACAGTGAAGTTGAACCTTATTTTTAGTCAAAGGAGTTGCCCATGCTAGGTGAAAAACACTCGTTGTTAAATGAGTTTCCAGAGTTTAATGAATTAATCCACAGTCTTGTGAAAACTGACGCTCATTTTAAAAAAACGATGCAGCGTTACGATGATATGGATAAAGAAATCCGTGAGCTTGAATTGCAAAACTCACCCATTGAAGATGCTGACATGCATGAAAAGAAGCATCAACGTGCCGTGCTAAAAGATGAGCTTTATGACTTTTTAAAAGCAAATGCTTAATAAATCATATTAATAATGATACCCCTTGCACTCAGACTCTCAGCAAGGGGTATTTCTTTTTTACTTTCACTCCCTAATCGTTGTTAATCGCAATATCCCTTTACTCAATCAAGGTTATGGTAGTCTTAGCGCGATTTTTTCAGGTAACAATGGAATAGTGCTTTGCACTGACTAGGATTAACATGATTAAAAAAAATATGATTACAACTTCATTAGCACTAATGGGTGTTGTCGCTGTAGGTAGCGCGCACGCTGATGAAGGGCAGTGGCAACCGCATCAATTAAAACAATTACAAAGCGAGTTTGACCGCGTTGGTATCGAATTACCGGCTTCACAAGTGGCAGATCTCAACCAATACCCACTCAATGCAGTGGTTGGTTTAGGCTATTGCTCTGCATCATTTGTTTCACCAAAAGGCTTAGCGGTAACTAATCATCACTGTGCTTATGGCGCGATTCAAAATAACAGCACACCAGAAAATAACTTAATTGAAAAAGGCTTTTTAGCAGCTGACTTATCAAAAGAGCTACCAGCAGGCCCGCAAGAGCGTTTGTATGTAACAGAACAAGTGGATGATGTAACAGATCGCGTACTGGGTAACTTACCCGCAGATCTACACGGCAAAGACCGTTATGAAGCGATTCAAGCAAACCGCAAAGCCTTGATCAGTGAGTGTGAGTCAGATCCTAACTATCGTTGTACGGTACGTGATTTCCACCATGGCTTAGAGTACTTCATGATCAAGCAACTCATGATCAAAGATGTGCGCTTAGTGTATGCCCCGGCAGAAGCGCTGGGTAACTTTGGTGGTGACATCGATAACTTTGAATACCCACGTCATACGGCCGATTTTACCTTTGTACGTGGTTATGTTGGTAAAGATGGAAAACCTGCTGATTACAGCGAAGATAACGTACCTTATGAGCCAAAATCTTTCTTAAAAGTGAATACCAGCGGCGTAAGCTTAGGTGATGGCGTGCTGGTGGCAGGTTATCCGGGGCGTACTAGCCGCTATAAGCTTGCAGACGAAGTAAACTATTCAGCGAGTTGGTATTACCCAACATTGCTTAATACTTACAACATGACCCTTGATGTGATTGCCAAGCAAAGCAAAGGCGATGAGCAAGCACAAGTAAAATACGCCTCTCGTGTAAAAAGCACTAACAACCGTTTAAAGAAACTGGAAGGCTTACAAGATGGCTTTAAAGTAACGGATATTCCGGGTATTAAAGCCGCACAAGAGCAAGAGTACCTAGCTTGGTTTGCACAAAGTGATGAACGTAAAGCTTACGCAGATTCATATCATGCATTGAAAGCATTGTTAGTTGAAGCACATGCTCAGCAACAAAGTCACTTTTACTTTGATTATGCAAAACGCGCAGACTTACTAAGCACGGCGATTCGTTTATACCGCTTAGCAAAAGAGAGCGAAAAGCCTAATGCAGAGCGCGAAATGGGTTACCAAGAGCGCGACCTTCCTATGCTTAAAGCCCGTTTAGAGCGCTTGCAAAAGCAATTTACGCCTGAGGTCGATAAAGCCTTATGGTTAAGCTACTTAGGTAACTATTTAGCGCAAGATAAAGCAGCCCAAGTTGCGGCATTAAACGACGGCTTAGGCATCACAGATACCACTACCCAAGCCGAGCTTGAAGCGATTATTGCGTC
This region includes:
- a CDS encoding S46 family peptidase, which translates into the protein MIKKNMITTSLALMGVVAVGSAHADEGQWQPHQLKQLQSEFDRVGIELPASQVADLNQYPLNAVVGLGYCSASFVSPKGLAVTNHHCAYGAIQNNSTPENNLIEKGFLAADLSKELPAGPQERLYVTEQVDDVTDRVLGNLPADLHGKDRYEAIQANRKALISECESDPNYRCTVRDFHHGLEYFMIKQLMIKDVRLVYAPAEALGNFGGDIDNFEYPRHTADFTFVRGYVGKDGKPADYSEDNVPYEPKSFLKVNTSGVSLGDGVLVAGYPGRTSRYKLADEVNYSASWYYPTLLNTYNMTLDVIAKQSKGDEQAQVKYASRVKSTNNRLKKLEGLQDGFKVTDIPGIKAAQEQEYLAWFAQSDERKAYADSYHALKALLVEAHAQQQSHFYFDYAKRADLLSTAIRLYRLAKESEKPNAEREMGYQERDLPMLKARLERLQKQFTPEVDKALWLSYLGNYLAQDKAAQVAALNDGLGITDTTTQAELEAIIASFYAKTELTDVAARVNWIGKSVAEFEASNDPFIKLAVALYDTNMAQEADEKEMAGRLAEIRPQYMQAVIAFNNAKGKPVYPDANGTLRVSYAQVDGYPAADAVYKTPFTSLRGLVAKHTGEKPFVVTDKVLKAYKKQAFGAYYRGDLGLPGVSCSLFSFGCEPQAAKPLEVNSVPVNFLSSADTTGGNSGSPVMNGKGELVGLNFDSTYESITKDWYFNAKITRAIHVDIRYMLWLMEEVDNAGYLLDEMTLVK
- a CDS encoding MASE1 domain-containing protein; translated protein: MNWHKLVSTKYSSHSFITEVFNQLLVFALYFLALYLSSWVSNHLETVAQSSAIYLPAGVKLAFFVILPVRFWPMLWIAFRVYASYLSVYYNGEWSFDLFHGFFQELTYMAIVYSFKKSRWPPKVTSNSGALSLILLAVISASFKWFLFSSAFEFTTWLEGKQVLQYQLNMTLGDLTGTLLVAPALLLLSQSYSRMLSRHHAVILLSLLALAFLYIVSYLNHSDLYPLLRLCSLLPVIWFSYKFGIKGAIASAVVSNALIAAQAGITQDATNTYISQLFILANSVTGLLIGTATNELKIKNNQLQASNEKLTALLEKNKQLAKRMVTVQENERKYLSQELHDELGQNLTALKTDLTVLSIAQQNNENTLVEGLKENAKAMYDSVYQIMHHLRPRELDELGLEQALKEGRFNSLLSKASIKYVAEINLSSAISDEHQTAIYRICQEAVTNCVKHSTATELRLSLNTHEQYIRLAIMDNGKTKTTQQESGGYGLSFIEERVIALGGTYTVTEVDGFKIEVYFDI
- a CDS encoding DUF465 domain-containing protein codes for the protein MLGEKHSLLNEFPEFNELIHSLVKTDAHFKKTMQRYDDMDKEIRELELQNSPIEDADMHEKKHQRAVLKDELYDFLKANA
- a CDS encoding response regulator transcription factor, with protein sequence MRIGIIEDHQLVRDSFKKLLELQSGWQVIIEACSVTEAKLAVNLEQPNVFIVDISMHDSENGLAFLAYLNTHFPDIKTIVASMYDYEPYVSNALKLGAQGYVSKRSASEALIDAVNSVIKGGRYISEDVKFNTTSPASKLSFLTPREKEALPLFAKGLNAKQVAQQLDMMPKTAHVHKTNIYNKLEVTNSFELLKIAIESGMITLDELA